From one Paenibacillus terrae HPL-003 genomic stretch:
- the allC gene encoding allantoate deiminase — MDKIQTETVRLVEWLSQFGNDPAGGVSRLLYSKEWTAAQKALEQYMQEEGFSTYYDEIGNLYGRLEGSQYPDQTIMSGSHVDTVRNGGKYDGQYGIIAALLAMRALKQKYGQPLRTLEVVSFAEEEGSRFPYAFWGSKNLAGVAKKEDVQEIADFNGFPFTKAMEEAGFRFRDEPVEPRTDITAFVELHIEQGSVLEHEGLSVGVVHSIVGQRRFTVEIAGEANHAGTTPMGYRKDAVHAASRMIKQILDLAQAHGDPLVTTVGKIEVKPNVVNVVPGKALFTLDIRHTDKAELIRFTDEVTELMQLTASTSGVELEIDMWMDEDPVPMDRRILDVLEQQCKEHNIPFKLMHSGAGHDSQIMAKFVPTAMLFVPSLNGISHNPEEYTRPEHLADGIQALTHALYELAYQA, encoded by the coding sequence ATGGATAAGATCCAAACGGAAACCGTTCGCCTTGTCGAATGGTTGAGCCAATTCGGCAATGACCCGGCTGGAGGCGTCTCGCGCCTGCTGTATTCCAAGGAGTGGACGGCTGCACAGAAAGCACTGGAGCAGTACATGCAAGAGGAAGGGTTCAGTACTTATTACGATGAGATCGGCAACTTGTACGGACGGTTGGAAGGCAGCCAATACCCGGATCAAACGATTATGAGCGGTTCCCATGTAGACACGGTTCGCAATGGCGGGAAGTATGACGGGCAATATGGCATTATTGCCGCTTTGCTGGCGATGCGGGCTTTGAAGCAGAAGTATGGTCAACCGCTGCGTACTTTGGAAGTGGTATCGTTCGCAGAAGAAGAAGGCAGCCGCTTTCCTTATGCCTTCTGGGGCAGTAAAAATCTTGCTGGTGTGGCAAAAAAGGAGGATGTGCAGGAAATTGCGGATTTCAATGGCTTTCCGTTTACGAAAGCGATGGAGGAAGCGGGGTTCCGTTTTCGCGATGAGCCGGTGGAGCCGCGCACCGATATTACAGCGTTTGTCGAGCTGCATATTGAGCAAGGCAGCGTCTTGGAGCACGAAGGTCTGTCAGTCGGCGTCGTCCACAGCATTGTTGGGCAGCGGCGCTTTACAGTCGAGATCGCAGGAGAAGCGAATCATGCTGGCACGACGCCGATGGGATACCGCAAAGATGCCGTTCATGCAGCGAGCCGGATGATTAAACAAATTCTGGACCTGGCACAAGCGCATGGCGATCCGCTGGTGACAACGGTCGGCAAGATCGAAGTGAAGCCGAACGTGGTGAATGTCGTGCCGGGCAAAGCGCTGTTCACCCTGGATATTCGTCATACGGACAAAGCGGAGCTGATCCGGTTCACGGACGAGGTGACAGAGTTGATGCAACTCACCGCCAGCACAAGCGGGGTGGAATTGGAGATAGACATGTGGATGGATGAGGACCCTGTCCCGATGGATCGCCGGATTCTCGACGTATTGGAACAGCAATGCAAGGAACATAACATTCCGTTCAAGCTGATGCATAGCGGAGCAGGTCATGATTCTCAGATTATGGCGAAGTTTGTACCTACGGCGATGCTGTTCGTTCCAAGCCTTAATGGAATCAGCCACAATCCGGAAGAGTATACCCGCCCGGAACATCTTGCAGACGGGATTCAAGCCTTGACTCATGCGCTGTATGAACTGGCATATCAAGCATGA
- a CDS encoding LysR family transcriptional regulator: MEDTRTDEQGNNITKGVTMMDEKDCLMLCYIAEEHSLKRAADRLYITQPALTYRLNQLEKEFGVPIIVRGNRGTKLTMEGERLAEYAKRNLRELTELKEAVIHLRGEVKGTLRLGISSYYGHYRLPPILKSFKDIYPDVQFSVTCGLSAEIYEMLRGDEIHLGVIRNDYPWSEGKHLLSEEHICVISKEAVELEQLPELPLIRYKDPGKPQHSGHMYSSFNESVQAWWSEMLGRSPQVSMEVDSYETCKEMVRHGLGYSIVPEIFISPKDELYAFNLVRKNGEPVLRRTWMLYKNKSSHLMAVERFVEWMLQS; encoded by the coding sequence GTGGAGGACACGAGAACGGATGAACAAGGGAACAATATAACGAAAGGAGTGACGATGATGGATGAAAAGGATTGCCTGATGTTGTGCTACATTGCAGAAGAACACAGTCTGAAACGTGCCGCTGATCGTTTGTATATTACACAGCCCGCCTTGACCTACCGTTTGAACCAATTGGAAAAGGAGTTTGGCGTGCCGATTATCGTACGCGGGAACAGAGGAACGAAGCTGACCATGGAAGGGGAACGACTGGCTGAGTATGCCAAACGAAATTTGAGAGAATTGACCGAATTAAAAGAAGCTGTTATTCACCTGAGAGGGGAGGTAAAAGGAACGCTTCGTTTGGGGATTTCAAGCTACTACGGGCATTATCGGCTTCCGCCGATCTTAAAGAGTTTCAAGGATATTTATCCTGACGTGCAATTCTCGGTAACTTGTGGACTCAGCGCAGAAATTTATGAAATGCTCCGTGGAGATGAAATTCATCTGGGTGTCATTCGCAATGATTACCCTTGGTCTGAGGGAAAGCATCTTCTTTCTGAGGAGCATATTTGTGTGATCTCCAAAGAGGCTGTAGAGCTTGAGCAATTGCCGGAGCTTCCGTTGATTCGTTATAAGGACCCGGGCAAACCGCAGCATTCTGGCCACATGTATTCCTCGTTTAACGAATCGGTGCAGGCATGGTGGAGTGAGATGTTGGGCAGGTCGCCGCAGGTTTCTATGGAGGTGGACAGCTACGAAACCTGCAAGGAAATGGTCCGACATGGACTGGGATATTCCATCGTACCCGAAATATTTATCTCTCCAAAGGATGAATTATATGCATTTAACTTAGTCCGTAAGAACGGGGAGCCTGTCTTGCGCAGAACATGGATGTTGTATAAAAATAAATCCAGCCACCTTATGGCAGTGGAAAGATTTGTAGAATGGATGCTCCAGTCTTGA
- a CDS encoding DUF5704 domain-containing protein, with amino-acid sequence MKTAQRILAVLLVGVLLFLQLPPFSFPTNKAAADTEITPLSYYPDKNDRYFVGMMYFDMWKNTAGTWVTDGGKQPNKDMQGEATFTYKFNFPGRKIKNVEAKLYDPAAKANQDNPDYIKYFTKSRSDTYGDYLTSISGGPKGGTKDSDVRPFGKKGIGTDTTIIPITVNIRLNADRPRDIKLESCSNCAKEVEAYRIFQPILFKIELEGGLTVKHYTVTDKPLDKVFPPRHEDLKVGQTYDFTPGSDENYEYVGYKKSSTGAPPSGNITPGQLKPLTYDGKFEQYTVNLYYKEKGPPPDTKCTRPTPSGSQSDKYLDPMASGVIKADQRGASRFDVAKGIPTSESLYGNVLARNYLFQNTFQQLKGECTYNVKLKRAYDLEWEGPTDTLRMRIVEYYKYEIVKPYSYWTIGNLEVYGIKNAQLRNYALPGGNITIPPRNYTPPALESATNGKYYPAPSPGTIDGGSLYIYGGKSMPKVPNEQRALEPVAQKATPDVEVENDTVKFNGQTIMEHQRVKEKGPTPGKIPEPVKIGPDTLYSPGHVIEKHKTNKPNTPSSGDITYTILKGNINGGADKTLPIQGINTVTVHTPVVNLSSVSDDAAHNQKTQPTKGRSALILERPFRVTISTAGPHLDIPGYGDREYAKYVRTKQVRFPFDVYDKGKTQFYPRGTWIDIPVRQLDTDFYLPVWVDEGNYTVEFRTIAENAPDGFTEQRHANTDIAHHVANDVVEIEVIGRMYDFHITDIADYHWERVFRQRKGSPVHSGLSYWTGLGNIDGLPRGNQEPFTLPVRPGSHPHEVYQNVAIKTGYHFKFDLKTKGNMFSAKDGIRITPSFYWVSKDGRQREEVDLYTHAGSRKFVRLGSAEDREKRYVILNERLRNVPVEEMQDTAAYHYKHELSEAQRSQSTLERYVSLYAQRITRSKTWIGRYDWLVLPAAVRTLIGPKVDLPDGVDVDRANASIQRWYGEYSLPADVYVVPKGTDLREESRRRELHEHASIFKKTGYIIVNFNLESLRQGDTEHPHLQYINGPLLNQWQLEGYRREVKDPYGHTFHLQDGDVVFYHADQSSRDDFSSFVPH; translated from the coding sequence ATGAAGACCGCACAACGCATTCTGGCCGTATTGCTGGTGGGGGTACTGCTATTCTTGCAGCTCCCACCTTTTTCTTTTCCTACCAACAAGGCAGCAGCCGATACGGAAATTACGCCACTGTCCTACTATCCAGACAAGAATGATCGCTACTTTGTCGGCATGATGTACTTCGATATGTGGAAGAATACCGCAGGGACTTGGGTCACAGATGGTGGTAAGCAACCCAATAAGGATATGCAGGGTGAAGCCACATTTACCTACAAGTTTAATTTTCCAGGTCGTAAGATTAAGAATGTCGAAGCAAAATTGTATGATCCAGCAGCAAAAGCTAACCAAGACAATCCTGATTATATAAAGTATTTTACAAAATCTCGGTCAGATACCTATGGAGACTATCTGACTTCAATAAGTGGCGGCCCCAAAGGGGGTACTAAGGATTCGGATGTTCGACCTTTTGGAAAAAAGGGAATAGGAACTGATACAACGATAATCCCAATCACAGTAAATATACGGCTAAACGCTGATAGACCTAGAGATATAAAGCTGGAGAGCTGCTCTAACTGTGCGAAGGAAGTAGAAGCCTACCGTATTTTCCAGCCGATCCTGTTCAAGATCGAACTGGAAGGCGGCCTAACCGTGAAGCATTATACTGTAACAGACAAGCCGCTAGATAAGGTGTTTCCACCACGCCACGAAGACCTGAAAGTTGGTCAAACGTATGACTTCACTCCAGGAAGTGATGAAAATTACGAGTACGTGGGCTACAAGAAAAGCTCCACCGGAGCGCCTCCAAGTGGCAACATTACGCCCGGCCAGCTCAAGCCATTGACGTATGACGGCAAGTTTGAGCAGTACACGGTCAATCTTTACTACAAAGAGAAGGGGCCGCCTCCTGACACGAAATGCACCCGACCTACGCCTAGTGGTAGCCAGTCGGACAAATACCTCGACCCAATGGCTTCAGGTGTTATTAAAGCCGATCAACGAGGTGCGTCACGTTTTGATGTAGCCAAGGGTATTCCAACTTCTGAAAGCCTGTACGGAAACGTGCTGGCCCGAAATTACCTGTTTCAAAACACTTTCCAACAGCTCAAAGGCGAGTGCACCTACAACGTCAAGCTGAAGCGTGCCTATGATCTGGAATGGGAAGGACCTACGGATACCTTGCGTATGAGAATCGTGGAGTATTACAAATACGAGATTGTAAAACCGTACTCTTACTGGACGATCGGCAATCTCGAAGTGTACGGCATCAAGAACGCGCAGCTCCGCAACTACGCACTGCCAGGAGGAAACATTACGATTCCACCGCGTAACTATACACCGCCAGCGCTGGAATCCGCGACCAATGGCAAGTACTATCCGGCTCCTTCGCCGGGTACTATCGATGGGGGTTCACTTTATATTTATGGTGGCAAGAGTATGCCGAAGGTGCCCAACGAACAAAGGGCACTGGAGCCTGTGGCCCAGAAGGCTACACCAGACGTGGAGGTGGAAAACGATACCGTGAAATTCAACGGTCAAACGATCATGGAACACCAGCGTGTTAAGGAAAAGGGCCCAACTCCTGGAAAAATCCCCGAACCCGTAAAAATCGGGCCGGATACCCTCTACAGCCCGGGCCATGTGATTGAAAAGCACAAGACAAATAAGCCCAATACGCCTAGTAGCGGTGATATTACCTATACCATTCTCAAAGGAAATATCAATGGCGGTGCAGATAAGACTTTGCCGATCCAAGGGATCAACACCGTGACTGTCCACACGCCCGTGGTGAATCTTTCAAGCGTATCAGACGATGCGGCCCACAATCAGAAAACCCAACCGACGAAAGGTCGATCGGCGCTCATTCTGGAACGGCCTTTCCGCGTGACGATTTCGACGGCGGGTCCGCATCTGGATATTCCCGGCTATGGTGATCGGGAGTATGCCAAATATGTGCGAACCAAGCAGGTGCGATTTCCGTTCGATGTGTATGACAAGGGGAAAACTCAGTTCTATCCTCGTGGAACTTGGATTGACATTCCGGTAAGGCAACTGGATACAGACTTCTATTTGCCTGTATGGGTGGATGAAGGGAATTATACTGTCGAGTTTCGGACTATTGCGGAAAACGCACCGGACGGGTTCACTGAGCAGCGTCATGCCAATACGGATATCGCACACCATGTCGCCAATGATGTGGTAGAGATTGAGGTCATCGGACGGATGTATGATTTTCATATCACGGATATTGCTGATTACCATTGGGAGCGGGTGTTCCGACAGCGCAAAGGAAGCCCGGTGCATAGCGGTCTGTCCTATTGGACGGGACTAGGGAACATCGACGGATTACCGAGGGGGAATCAGGAGCCATTTACCTTGCCTGTACGGCCCGGCAGTCATCCGCATGAAGTCTACCAAAATGTGGCGATCAAGACAGGCTACCATTTCAAGTTTGACCTCAAAACGAAAGGGAATATGTTCAGTGCCAAGGACGGTATCCGCATCACGCCATCATTCTATTGGGTAAGCAAGGATGGTCGTCAGCGGGAAGAAGTGGATCTGTATACCCATGCGGGAAGCCGCAAATTTGTTCGATTGGGATCGGCGGAGGATCGGGAGAAGCGCTATGTCATTTTGAATGAACGGCTGCGCAATGTGCCGGTGGAGGAGATGCAGGATACAGCAGCCTATCATTACAAGCATGAGCTGAGTGAAGCACAGCGAAGCCAGTCGACGCTGGAGCGCTATGTTTCCCTGTATGCCCAGCGTATCACGCGCAGCAAGACGTGGATCGGCCGCTACGATTGGCTGGTGCTGCCTGCGGCGGTGCGTACCTTGATCGGTCCGAAGGTGGACCTGCCGGATGGAGTTGATGTTGACCGTGCCAATGCGTCGATTCAGCGCTGGTATGGCGAATATAGCCTACCTGCTGATGTGTACGTGGTCCCTAAAGGAACGGATTTACGTGAAGAAAGCCGCCGCCGAGAGCTACACGAGCATGCGAGCATATTTAAGAAAACGGGCTATATCATTGTTAACTTCAATTTGGAGTCACTCCGTCAGGGGGATACTGAGCATCCACATTTGCAGTATATTAACGGCCCGCTACTGAACCAGTGGCAACTGGAGGGCTACCGGAGAGAAGTAAAAGACCCGTATGGGCATACCTTTCATTTGCAGGATGGGGATGTAGTGTTTTACCATGCGGACCAGTCCAGCCGGGACGATTTTAGTTCTTTTGTCCCTCACTAA
- a CDS encoding MFS transporter, with translation MRDAGQQGKSEYWKKVIVMLCLGWTVIWIYRTILNPILPEIERDLNVTSDASMGLIFSVFFFAYTMMQIPSGMLADRFGRKSIIIPGFILFTVGALLAGFSTSLMFLLVASFVTGLGQGTYYGPAYSLSSETIPKEKRGISTAIINSGSAIGMAIGLIGSSFLVKDVGWNWRVLLFITAGLAFSLMLVFAKNIKKTTAPSKTAAKDTEEGAQDKATLKRLLANPKMIASYVLYFATCYGYYMIVTWLPSYLQDERGFQGSAIGFAAALVAFSAIPGALLFSRLSDKFMHKKITFIIILELLAAAMLYLTVSVNTSTLLIVCLILYGFLGKLAVEPLLISYVADIAPKQGVGATFGFFNFFGMISSVVAPFVTGVISDATGSKVLGFYLATIIIVIGAAVMLLTNVKKKPQIS, from the coding sequence GTGAGGGACGCAGGTCAACAGGGAAAGTCGGAATATTGGAAAAAAGTCATCGTCATGCTTTGTCTTGGATGGACGGTAATTTGGATTTATCGTACGATCCTGAATCCGATTCTTCCCGAAATTGAACGAGATTTGAATGTGACATCAGATGCGAGTATGGGCCTCATCTTCAGTGTATTTTTCTTTGCCTATACGATGATGCAAATTCCGTCGGGGATGCTGGCGGATAGGTTCGGACGGAAGTCGATTATCATACCGGGATTCATCCTGTTCACCGTCGGGGCTCTGCTCGCTGGGTTCTCCACCTCGCTCATGTTCCTATTGGTAGCGAGTTTCGTCACGGGACTGGGACAAGGTACTTATTACGGTCCGGCATATTCCCTCTCGTCGGAGACGATCCCGAAGGAGAAGCGTGGCATTTCCACGGCCATCATTAACAGCGGTTCCGCCATTGGCATGGCCATAGGTCTTATTGGCTCGAGCTTCCTTGTGAAGGATGTCGGCTGGAATTGGCGGGTGCTGCTCTTTATTACGGCAGGTCTGGCCTTCAGCTTAATGCTGGTGTTTGCCAAGAACATCAAGAAGACCACAGCGCCGTCAAAAACGGCTGCGAAGGACACGGAAGAGGGGGCTCAAGATAAGGCAACATTGAAGCGGCTGTTAGCCAATCCGAAGATGATTGCCTCCTATGTGCTTTATTTTGCGACCTGCTACGGATATTACATGATCGTGACCTGGCTTCCATCTTATTTGCAGGATGAACGGGGCTTTCAAGGGTCAGCCATCGGCTTTGCAGCTGCTTTGGTTGCCTTCAGCGCCATACCCGGAGCCCTGCTATTCAGCCGGCTGTCCGACAAGTTCATGCACAAGAAGATTACGTTCATTATCATTTTGGAACTGCTGGCTGCGGCAATGTTATATTTGACTGTTTCGGTAAATACGAGCACCTTGCTTATCGTCTGCCTTATCCTGTATGGCTTTCTTGGCAAGCTTGCCGTCGAGCCTCTCTTAATCTCGTATGTGGCGGATATTGCGCCAAAGCAAGGGGTAGGGGCAACGTTTGGTTTCTTCAACTTCTTCGGCATGATTTCATCTGTTGTTGCTCCCTTCGTCACCGGTGTCATATCTGATGCGACGGGCAGCA
- a CDS encoding PucR family transcriptional regulator: MMEFKVKDLFQIDTLKQAFVISGKQGLDNPIRGVTIIEAPDIAEWISGGELLLSSLYPLQSYNVSEQKAFMAQLSEKQASALIIKTGRFVHDIPAGIIEASETLHLPVIQIPKQVPYREIIYPVMEALFNNQVVKLKYFKEAHDKFIALTLANKGSEHIIASLRKLIGNPVTLYDRNFHPISSTDPHLVQFEVLEHEEADAARMDTEFPFYRQRVNYPDWDGRICNHFVIPVETVNHIKIHLVIHETCKTVEALDFIAIENAATSLSLDLVKQYAVAEVEMKFKDDLIDDLLHAKIESLQSVYQRANLIGWDLNKIYVVVLFRLRAADGYDAMKTDLYGLHNPYQRMLYEFIHQQVPEGTIRSRSDQLIVLWNVENDEEDKSACLRMIKKAAESIQKTFYKSFQHLNLQVGIGSAAHSITELPRSYKEAQDALQLGTLMNGSSAIAAFSDLGIYRLLCQIEDAGELAKFIPPSLKKLLAYKQPNREDLIKTLQTFLQHHQNAAKTAEELYVHYKTVTYRIERIKEITGIDLEDPDEVLSVQVGLKILVLIGDNPVTWHLDHANV; the protein is encoded by the coding sequence ATGATGGAATTCAAGGTAAAGGATTTGTTTCAAATCGATACACTAAAGCAAGCATTCGTCATCAGTGGCAAGCAGGGCCTGGACAATCCGATTCGCGGAGTGACAATTATAGAGGCGCCGGATATCGCCGAGTGGATTAGCGGAGGAGAATTGCTGCTGAGCAGTCTGTATCCGCTGCAATCCTACAATGTTAGCGAACAGAAAGCTTTTATGGCCCAGTTATCGGAAAAACAAGCAAGCGCATTAATTATAAAAACTGGGAGATTTGTCCATGATATTCCTGCCGGCATCATCGAAGCGTCGGAGACGCTCCATCTGCCTGTTATTCAGATTCCCAAGCAGGTCCCTTACCGAGAGATCATATATCCGGTGATGGAAGCTCTTTTTAACAACCAAGTGGTAAAACTCAAATACTTTAAGGAAGCCCATGACAAATTTATTGCGCTTACACTTGCCAATAAAGGCTCGGAACATATTATTGCTTCCTTAAGAAAGCTGATTGGCAATCCTGTGACTTTATATGATCGGAACTTCCACCCCATATCGTCAACCGATCCTCATTTGGTGCAGTTTGAAGTGCTGGAACACGAGGAAGCGGATGCTGCCCGGATGGATACGGAGTTCCCTTTTTATCGACAGCGCGTGAATTATCCGGATTGGGACGGCCGAATATGCAACCATTTTGTCATTCCGGTTGAAACCGTGAATCATATCAAGATTCATCTCGTTATTCATGAAACGTGCAAAACAGTAGAGGCGCTTGATTTTATTGCGATTGAAAACGCGGCCACTTCCTTGTCGCTCGATCTCGTCAAGCAATATGCCGTAGCTGAAGTAGAAATGAAATTCAAAGATGACTTAATCGATGATCTGCTGCATGCCAAAATTGAATCACTGCAGAGCGTATATCAGCGGGCCAATTTGATCGGCTGGGATTTGAACAAGATATATGTCGTCGTACTGTTCCGCTTGCGGGCCGCGGATGGATACGATGCGATGAAGACAGATCTGTATGGACTACATAATCCATATCAGCGTATGCTGTATGAATTCATTCATCAGCAGGTTCCAGAAGGCACCATTCGGAGCAGGAGCGATCAACTCATTGTTTTGTGGAATGTGGAAAACGACGAAGAAGACAAATCAGCCTGCTTGCGCATGATAAAGAAAGCGGCCGAGAGCATTCAGAAAACGTTTTACAAAAGCTTTCAGCATCTCAACTTGCAGGTCGGCATCGGGAGTGCGGCCCATTCGATAACGGAGCTGCCCCGCAGCTATAAGGAAGCCCAGGACGCTTTACAGCTTGGGACGTTGATGAATGGCAGTTCCGCAATCGCGGCCTTTTCGGATTTGGGTATATACCGTCTACTATGTCAAATCGAGGACGCCGGCGAGCTGGCGAAATTCATTCCGCCTTCGTTAAAAAAATTGCTTGCCTACAAACAGCCGAACAGGGAGGATTTAATCAAAACGCTGCAAACGTTTTTGCAGCACCATCAAAATGCCGCCAAAACAGCCGAGGAGCTGTATGTCCATTATAAAACAGTGACTTACCGGATTGAGCGCATTAAGGAAATTACAGGCATTGATCTGGAAGATCCGGATGAGGTGCTGTCTGTGCAAGTCGGCTTGAAAATTCTCGTCTTGATTGGCGATAATCCTGTCACTTGGCATTTAGATCATGCAAATGTGTGA
- a CDS encoding YfcC family protein has product MSSNTAVPSGPKKWLKMPHTFVILIFLTLVAGILTYVVPAGEFERVKNETTGKTLLVPGSYAHVDPNPVTLWDIPKSIVSGLVDSADVVFFILIIGGVFQIITSSGTIEAVTGRVARSFSNKGIWVIPVFITLFSVGGFTMGMSTEVMVFVPIGIAIARALKFDAMTGTAMISLGASCGFTAGLLNPFNVGLAQAIAQIPIFSGLWLRAILLVILIVITSLYIMRYASKVKNSPESSLVYELEKSAEDKPVDLSNLPSIQLKHILIILTVVVSFAMLIWGVSKKDWWMEELAALFLSMGVISGFCAGYGPSRIATEFVKGAKDITYGALIIGFARSIVVVLDHGNVIDSIVNSLAIMVGHLPESIQVLGMYVFQNIMNVFITSGSGMAATTMPIMVPLSDLLGITRQTTVLAFQLGDGFSNMILPTSSALMGSLAVSGIPYQKWVRFFWPLLAAWFVLGAIFVVVAQIIGYH; this is encoded by the coding sequence ATGAGTAGCAACACGGCCGTACCGAGCGGCCCGAAAAAATGGCTGAAAATGCCGCACACCTTTGTCATTCTTATTTTTCTGACGCTAGTGGCCGGGATACTTACCTATGTCGTCCCTGCTGGAGAGTTTGAACGGGTTAAAAATGAAACAACCGGCAAAACGCTGCTCGTTCCCGGTTCGTATGCTCATGTCGATCCCAATCCGGTTACGCTGTGGGATATTCCGAAATCCATCGTATCCGGTCTGGTCGATTCTGCCGATGTGGTCTTTTTCATTCTGATCATCGGCGGTGTTTTTCAGATTATTACGTCCTCGGGGACGATTGAGGCGGTGACGGGAAGAGTCGCGAGGTCTTTTTCCAACAAAGGTATATGGGTGATTCCGGTATTTATTACCCTGTTTTCCGTCGGCGGTTTTACGATGGGCATGTCCACCGAGGTGATGGTATTCGTGCCGATTGGTATTGCTATCGCCCGGGCGTTGAAATTTGATGCGATGACGGGTACGGCCATGATTTCACTGGGGGCTTCCTGTGGATTTACGGCCGGGCTGCTGAATCCGTTTAATGTCGGCTTGGCACAGGCGATTGCGCAAATTCCTATTTTTTCAGGGCTGTGGCTTCGTGCCATCCTGTTGGTCATCCTGATTGTGATTACCAGCTTATATATTATGCGCTATGCCAGCAAAGTAAAGAATAGCCCCGAGAGCAGCCTCGTTTACGAATTGGAAAAGAGTGCTGAAGACAAGCCAGTGGATCTATCCAATCTGCCTTCCATACAGCTTAAGCATATCCTGATCATTTTGACCGTTGTCGTAAGCTTTGCGATGTTGATCTGGGGAGTGTCCAAAAAGGATTGGTGGATGGAAGAACTGGCTGCCCTGTTTCTTTCGATGGGAGTCATTTCCGGTTTTTGTGCAGGCTACGGGCCGAGTCGTATTGCTACAGAGTTTGTCAAAGGGGCCAAGGATATCACGTATGGTGCCTTGATTATCGGTTTTGCGCGCTCCATCGTGGTTGTGCTGGATCATGGTAATGTGATAGATTCCATCGTTAACAGTCTCGCTATCATGGTGGGACATCTGCCTGAATCGATCCAAGTGCTGGGCATGTATGTGTTCCAAAATATCATGAACGTATTCATCACCTCCGGTTCGGGTATGGCCGCGACGACGATGCCGATTATGGTGCCACTGTCCGATCTGCTTGGTATTACACGGCAGACGACGGTACTTGCCTTCCAGCTAGGAGATGGATTTTCGAACATGATTTTGCCTACTTCCTCTGCCTTAATGGGAAGCTTGGCTGTATCGGGTATTCCATATCAGAAATGGGTTCGTTTCTTTTGGCCGCTACTAGCCGCCTGGTTCGTTCTGGGTGCAATATTCGTAGTTGTGGCCCAAATCATCGGGTATCACTAA
- a CDS encoding M20 family metallopeptidase, with the protein MDSTTNGLNGRTLFHEKIMTAVEAKDQELRELAQTIHKHPELSFHEYQAQGWLTNILEQAGFAVEKGIAGLETSFRAEWEGKSGGPTIALLAEYDALPAIGHACGHNLICTASVGAAIALKEAMPDLPGRIVVLGTPAEEEGGGKIIMCEQGVFDGIDAVMMVHPQSKTMVLRGGLACVDATFTFHGKQAHAASSPEKGISALDAMINAFVAINSVRQFVTSDVRIHGIITKGGNAPNVVPELCEAVFILRAQTVVGLAEVRNKVYRAVRAAAEGMGATVDIAEGLVYAERNTNKKLAALFQNNLEQLGLEVHEPPAQGGIGSSDIGNVSQITAAIHPYIRLGDASTHTPEFAQLAGAEEGMIEMNYAAKALALTAYDLVTDPVALREVRTEFEQWQAQRNGGASE; encoded by the coding sequence ATGGATTCAACAACGAACGGACTTAACGGCAGAACGCTATTCCATGAAAAGATTATGACAGCTGTAGAGGCGAAGGATCAAGAATTACGGGAACTTGCCCAAACGATACATAAACATCCTGAGCTAAGCTTCCATGAATATCAGGCACAGGGCTGGCTCACAAATATACTGGAACAGGCTGGCTTTGCTGTGGAAAAAGGCATTGCTGGACTGGAAACCTCCTTCCGTGCGGAATGGGAAGGGAAGTCCGGCGGGCCTACAATCGCTCTGCTAGCAGAATATGATGCACTTCCAGCCATCGGACATGCCTGCGGACACAACCTGATTTGTACCGCATCAGTGGGGGCTGCTATAGCCCTGAAGGAAGCGATGCCGGATCTGCCCGGCCGCATCGTGGTGTTAGGCACACCAGCCGAGGAGGAGGGTGGCGGCAAAATCATCATGTGCGAGCAAGGCGTGTTCGACGGCATTGACGCCGTAATGATGGTGCATCCGCAGAGCAAAACGATGGTTTTGCGCGGGGGATTGGCCTGCGTGGATGCCACGTTTACGTTTCATGGCAAGCAGGCCCATGCCGCTTCCTCCCCGGAGAAGGGCATCAGTGCACTGGATGCCATGATTAATGCCTTTGTGGCGATTAATTCAGTTCGCCAGTTCGTCACCAGCGACGTGCGTATCCACGGCATTATTACAAAGGGCGGGAATGCCCCGAATGTTGTGCCGGAGCTGTGCGAGGCCGTATTTATTTTGCGGGCTCAAACCGTTGTCGGCCTGGCAGAAGTGCGGAACAAGGTGTATCGCGCTGTTCGTGCGGCGGCAGAAGGCATGGGAGCGACCGTGGACATTGCCGAGGGACTTGTTTATGCGGAGCGCAATACGAACAAGAAGCTAGCCGCTTTGTTCCAGAACAATCTGGAGCAGCTCGGTTTGGAGGTTCACGAGCCGCCTGCGCAAGGGGGGATCGGCTCGTCGGATATCGGCAATGTCAGCCAGATTACCGCAGCAATTCATCCTTACATCCGATTGGGGGATGCGTCCACGCATACGCCGGAATTTGCCCAGCTTGCGGGAGCGGAGGAAGGCATGATTGAAATGAACTATGCCGCCAAAGCATTGGCATTAACGGCTTATGATCTAGTGACCGATCCGGTGGCTTTGAGAGAGGTACGGACTGAATTTGAACAGTGGCAAGCGCAGAGAAACGGGGGAGCATCCGAATGA